In Elusimicrobiota bacterium, a single genomic region encodes these proteins:
- the rpmI gene encoding 50S ribosomal protein L35, with protein sequence MPKIKSHSGAKKRFHKTAGGKWRHQKAGRRHLLAPMSSAHRHELRRKASLPKTEGKILSTYLPYV encoded by the coding sequence ATGCCAAAAATAAAATCGCACAGCGGCGCAAAGAAACGGTTTCACAAGACGGCCGGAGGCAAGTGGCGGCACCAGAAGGCGGGCCGGCGCCATCTACTGGCTCCCATGAGTTCGGCCCATAGGCATGAGCTCAGGAGAAAGGCCAGCCTCCCCAAAACAGAGGGAAAAATCCTTTCCACTTACCTGCCTTACGTCTAG
- the pheS gene encoding phenylalanine--tRNA ligase subunit alpha has translation MAQATRKRWTTAYQSLEDALKSCDPGSASNLAELEEFRLRFLGRKGDLTELLKGLKELSLNERRELGPRAQALKVSLEKRIEARRNALEATQDEAALAEGAIDLTLPGLRPPRGRLHPLSLTMREMTKILSLMGFSWAEGPQVESDYYNFTALNIPEHHPARDMHDTFYLEGLPLLMRTHTSPVQIRAMESARPPLRLISPGRVFRHEAVDATHSAVFHQIEGLAVDKGVSFADLKGTLQVFMQKLLGPGTRLRFKPSYFPFTEPSAQVDVQCFFCGGSGCAVCKRTGWIEMLGAGLVHPNVLKTASYDPEIWSGFAFGIGVERVAMLRLGVKDIRAFYENDVRFLGQFDD, from the coding sequence ATGGCGCAGGCCACGCGCAAACGCTGGACCACCGCCTACCAAAGCCTGGAAGACGCCTTAAAGTCCTGCGACCCCGGCTCCGCTTCCAATCTGGCGGAGCTTGAAGAGTTTCGCTTGCGCTTTCTCGGGCGCAAGGGAGATTTGACCGAGCTTCTCAAAGGCCTCAAGGAGCTCTCCCTCAATGAGCGCCGCGAGTTGGGCCCACGCGCCCAGGCCCTCAAGGTCTCCCTTGAGAAACGCATCGAGGCTCGAAGGAACGCCCTCGAGGCCACCCAGGACGAGGCGGCCTTGGCCGAGGGGGCCATCGACCTGACGTTGCCCGGCCTGCGCCCGCCGCGCGGGCGCCTGCACCCGCTTTCGCTCACCATGCGGGAAATGACCAAGATCTTGAGCCTGATGGGCTTCTCCTGGGCCGAGGGTCCGCAGGTCGAGTCCGACTACTACAATTTCACGGCCCTGAACATTCCGGAGCATCACCCGGCCCGGGACATGCACGACACCTTCTATCTGGAGGGCCTGCCCCTTCTCATGCGCACCCACACCTCCCCGGTCCAGATCCGGGCCATGGAGTCGGCTCGACCTCCCCTGCGCCTGATCTCGCCGGGACGGGTCTTCCGGCACGAGGCCGTGGACGCCACCCACTCGGCCGTTTTCCACCAGATCGAGGGCCTCGCGGTGGACAAGGGCGTCAGCTTCGCCGATCTCAAGGGGACTCTCCAGGTTTTCATGCAGAAGCTGCTCGGGCCCGGCACGCGGCTCAGGTTCAAGCCCTCTTATTTCCCCTTCACGGAGCCTTCCGCCCAGGTGGACGTGCAGTGCTTCTTCTGCGGGGGCTCAGGCTGTGCCGTCTGCAAGCGCACGGGCTGGATCGAGATGCTGGGCGCCGGGCTCGTGCATCCCAATGTTTTGAAGACCGCAAGTTACGATCCGGAAATCTGGTCGGGCTTCGCCTTCGGCATCGGGGTCGAGCGCGTCGCGATGTTGCGCCTCGGGGTCAAGGACATCCGGGCCTTTTACGAGAACGACGTTCGCTTTCTCGGGCAATTCGACGACTGA
- a CDS encoding translation initiation factor IF-3 has translation MNRPSKERDNTRINARINAHQVRVIDSDGTQLGVKPMAEAMALARTRGLDLIEIAPQANPPVCKILDYSKFRYEQEKKVRESRKKQKAGLLKEVRFKPHIGAHDLEVKIKHISEFISQHDKVRIIVFFRGREMQHTDLGMKLLSTIQERLQAVASVEQAPIPDRNRLIMTLIPKH, from the coding sequence ATAAACAGGCCGAGCAAGGAAAGAGACAACACCCGCATCAACGCGCGCATCAACGCTCATCAGGTCCGCGTGATCGACTCGGATGGAACTCAACTCGGAGTCAAGCCCATGGCGGAAGCCATGGCCCTGGCCCGCACCCGCGGCCTCGATCTCATAGAGATCGCGCCGCAGGCCAATCCCCCGGTTTGCAAGATCCTTGATTACTCGAAATTCCGCTATGAGCAGGAGAAAAAGGTCAGGGAGTCCCGCAAAAAGCAGAAGGCGGGGCTCTTAAAGGAAGTCCGGTTCAAGCCGCATATCGGAGCCCATGACCTGGAGGTCAAGATCAAGCATATCTCCGAATTCATATCCCAGCACGACAAGGTGCGCATCATCGTTTTCTTCCGCGGCCGGGAAATGCAGCACACGGATCTGGGAATGAAGCTCTTATCCACGATTCAAGAACGGCTGCAGGCCGTGGCCTCGGTCGAGCAGGCCCCGATTCCGGACAGGAACCGGCTGATCATGACTCTGATCCCTAAACATTAA
- the rplT gene encoding 50S ribosomal protein L20 yields the protein MRIKSGVTTRQHKKKKFKLAKGFYSDKRTRWRQVLQQVQKSLATAYVGRKDRKGEFRSLWIERINAACRQNDTSYSRFMAGLKKAGVNLNRKMLSEIAVRDAFSFKKLVAISRGSA from the coding sequence ATGAGAATCAAGTCAGGCGTCACGACGCGCCAGCATAAGAAGAAGAAGTTCAAGCTCGCCAAGGGGTTTTACTCGGACAAGCGCACGCGCTGGCGGCAGGTTCTCCAGCAGGTCCAGAAGTCCCTGGCCACGGCCTACGTGGGCCGCAAGGACCGCAAGGGCGAGTTCCGCTCCCTCTGGATCGAGCGCATCAACGCCGCCTGCAGGCAGAACGACACCAGCTACAGCCGCTTCATGGCGGGCCTCAAAAAAGCGGGCGTCAACCTGAACCGCAAGATGCTCTCCGAAATCGCGGTTAGAGACGCCTTCTCCTTCAAGAAGCTCGTAGCCATCTCGCGCGGCTCCGCCTAA